Proteins encoded together in one Eublepharis macularius isolate TG4126 chromosome 2, MPM_Emac_v1.0, whole genome shotgun sequence window:
- the PPP1R14D gene encoding protein phosphatase 1 regulatory subunit 14D produces the protein MLEERALSPETKEEVERLVSLAQGSGALPRVTFNTPEKLEEEPCHRKLAKLTTKYNRKDLQRWRDLEEWIDAQLQELYQYQLQEETEATAAPEPEIDIEDLLEVSNEEQKSRLQEILHKCSRPTEEFVAELLDRLRGLRKIANPQRK, from the exons ATGTTGGAAGAGAGAGCATTGTCACCAGAGACCAAAGAGGAGGTGGAAAGATTAGTGAGCCTAGCCCAGGGTTCAGGTGCCCTTCCTCGGGTCACTTTTAACACTCCAGAGAAGCTAGAGGAAGAACCATGCCACAGAAAGTTGGCCAAACTAACAACCAAGTATAATCGGAAAGATCTTCAGAGGTGGAGAGACCTGGAGGAATGGATTGATGCCCAATTACAGGAGCTGTATCAGTACCAG TTGCAGGAGGAGACAGAAgcaacagctgccccagagcctgaAATTGACATTGAAGATCTTCTTGAAGTCTCTAATGAGGAACAGAAATCAAGACTACAG GAAATCCTTCACAAGTGTTCCCGACCTACAGAG GAATTTGTTGCAGAACTGCTTGATCGACTGAGGGGTCTCAGGAAAATTGCCAACCCTCAAAGGAAATGA